In the Cyanobacteria bacterium GSL.Bin1 genome, one interval contains:
- a CDS encoding glycosyltransferase, whose translation METLIYSVTIAEEFFLSIPIFVLFVECLSAALPVHGKIKINNSIKFDEDDIAILIPAHNEELSIKTTVNELLKAVKNPKTIISIADNCNDNTALIAQQMGITVLERNSSEERGKGYALDYGLAYLAASPPSVVIVLDADCILSPQHLKILAKEATEKQRPIQAVYLMEQPSSSTPRDAISGFAFMVKNWVRPKGLNYWQLPCLLTGTGMAFPWSVLQGISLASGNIVEDMKLGIDLAIAGYPPLLAPEAKVIGRLPSTNNAATTQRTRWEHGHLQTILEQVPRLIKESLKQQRIDLLALALELAIPPLSLLVLLWLGMTVIGIVSSVYLDKWWGLTVQLMSGGLLFLSIFIAWYKFGRKQVSLKTLLTIPLYLLWKVPLYFLFLIRPQKKWVKTERDINLNQ comes from the coding sequence ATGGAAACCCTTATTTATTCGGTTACTATAGCAGAAGAATTTTTTCTATCAATTCCTATTTTTGTATTATTTGTAGAATGCCTTAGTGCGGCTTTGCCTGTTCATGGAAAAATAAAAATAAATAATTCAATAAAATTTGACGAAGATGATATTGCTATTCTCATCCCTGCTCATAATGAAGAATTATCAATTAAAACTACCGTTAATGAGCTGTTAAAAGCAGTAAAAAATCCTAAAACAATTATTTCAATTGCTGATAACTGTAATGATAACACGGCATTAATAGCTCAACAAATGGGAATTACTGTTTTAGAACGAAATAGTTCAGAAGAACGAGGAAAAGGCTACGCTCTGGACTATGGGTTAGCTTATCTAGCGGCATCTCCCCCATCAGTAGTGATAGTGCTGGATGCAGATTGTATTCTGTCTCCACAACATTTAAAGATTCTTGCTAAAGAAGCTACTGAAAAACAACGTCCAATTCAAGCAGTCTATTTGATGGAACAACCCTCTAGTTCAACTCCCAGAGATGCTATTTCTGGGTTTGCTTTTATGGTGAAAAATTGGGTGCGTCCAAAAGGATTAAATTACTGGCAATTACCTTGTTTGTTAACCGGGACGGGAATGGCTTTTCCTTGGTCAGTTTTACAAGGTATTTCCTTAGCAAGCGGTAATATTGTAGAGGATATGAAGTTAGGAATTGATCTTGCGATCGCGGGATACCCTCCTTTACTCGCCCCTGAAGCTAAAGTAATCGGTCGTTTACCGAGTACAAACAATGCTGCAACCACTCAAAGAACACGTTGGGAACATGGTCATCTTCAAACAATATTAGAACAGGTGCCACGACTGATCAAAGAAAGCTTGAAGCAACAACGAATTGATTTACTTGCCTTGGCATTAGAATTAGCGATTCCTCCCTTATCATTACTGGTTCTTTTATGGTTGGGAATGACAGTAATTGGAATTGTGAGTAGTGTGTACTTAGATAAGTGGTGGGGTCTAACTGTACAGTTGATGAGTGGTGGATTGTTATTTCTATCTATTTTTATTGCTTGGTATAAATTTGGGCGAAAACAAGTTTCTTTGAAAACATTACTGACCATTCCTTTATATCTGCTTTGGAAAGTTCCTCTCTATTTTTTATTTTTGATTCGTCCCCAGAAAAAATGGGTCAAGACTGAACGAGACATTAACTTGAATCAATAA
- a CDS encoding glycosyltransferase — protein sequence MQIAYLVNQYPKVSHSFIRREIQTLEKLGWEVLRFAVRDCAEELVDAADQEELQKTHYILQAGIIVLLNSLLFVLFTRSKRFIFALKNTIAIGWRSERGLLIHLIYLTEACVLFQWLKNTEVKLVHCHFGTNSTTVAMMCYWLGGPKYSFTVHGPEEFDKVSGIALPTKIKNAAFVIAISNFGRSQLFRWCDPQQWSKIHVIRCGLSDDFLEQPFISIPNREEIRLICVGRLTPQKGHLLLLDALHYLILKGYCCQITLVGDGELRPAIERKIKDLNLQKYVEITGWATSTAVREKIIASHVMVLPSFAEGLPVVLMEALALSRPVISTYIAGIPELVKEGESGWLVPAGSVEALIERLEMLLHFPCHNQYLETMGKTGAADVKQLHSIQKEAKKLANLFKSYY from the coding sequence ATGCAGATTGCATATTTAGTCAATCAATATCCAAAAGTGAGCCACAGTTTTATTCGACGGGAAATTCAAACCTTAGAAAAACTAGGCTGGGAGGTGTTACGATTTGCTGTTCGTGACTGTGCAGAAGAATTAGTTGATGCTGCCGATCAAGAAGAATTACAAAAAACTCATTATATCTTACAAGCAGGCATTATTGTTCTCTTGAATAGTTTATTATTTGTCTTGTTCACTCGTAGTAAACGATTTATCTTTGCACTAAAAAATACTATAGCAATCGGTTGGCGCTCAGAACGGGGTTTACTGATTCACTTGATTTATTTAACAGAAGCTTGTGTTTTGTTCCAATGGTTAAAAAATACGGAGGTAAAGTTAGTTCATTGCCATTTTGGTACCAATTCCACTACCGTTGCCATGATGTGCTATTGGTTAGGGGGACCTAAGTATAGCTTTACAGTACATGGACCGGAAGAGTTTGACAAAGTTAGCGGGATCGCGCTGCCCACAAAAATCAAGAATGCAGCGTTTGTCATTGCAATTAGTAACTTTGGTCGTAGTCAGCTTTTTCGTTGGTGCGATCCGCAACAATGGTCTAAAATTCATGTTATTCGCTGTGGTTTATCAGATGATTTTTTAGAGCAACCTTTCATTTCAATTCCTAATCGTGAGGAAATCAGATTAATTTGTGTGGGACGCTTAACTCCTCAAAAAGGACACCTTTTACTTTTAGATGCTTTACACTACTTAATCTTGAAAGGCTACTGCTGCCAAATTACTCTAGTTGGCGATGGAGAACTGCGCCCTGCTATCGAAAGAAAAATTAAAGACTTGAATTTACAAAAGTATGTAGAAATTACCGGGTGGGCGACAAGCACAGCCGTTCGAGAGAAAATCATAGCATCTCATGTGATGGTTTTACCTAGTTTCGCTGAAGGATTACCTGTTGTTTTAATGGAAGCGTTAGCCTTATCTCGTCCTGTTATTAGCACCTACATTGCAGGAATTCCCGAATTAGTCAAAGAAGGTGAATCAGGTTGGTTAGTGCCTGCAGGTTCAGTAGAAGCTTTAATTGAACGATTAGAAATGCTTTTGCACTTTCCTTGCCATAACCAATATTTAGAAACAATGGGCAAAACAGGAGCAGCTGATGTTAAACAACTCCACTCTATTCAAAAAGAAGCAAAAAAATTAGCTAACTTATTTAAATCTTACTATTAA